A window of the Myxococcus virescens genome harbors these coding sequences:
- a CDS encoding AHH domain-containing protein, with protein sequence MRLSWMLLLLLIGPACSTVRVVRLDMGEAAPIVHAPRDAEGASSVELDDEAFETAVVSLARDVRPSLHPLRDARRRFGVPDRSGVYAYEHRSQRLIPVEERADGPRLLMAYADEALTRDYGQWCVRKRQPGDCLRLLDEGPLLASDGKYTLAMAIAMDSVWDETVEALRDMADPQAVMATVTAAVSMYLLLWALPEPVSKGVAALVTATAIAYLGVDTVWRLLDGWIALVRQVDRARTFAQLSEAGEAYGEVLGENAARIFVMLATAAIGNTAGLAAKAPRLPGSSQAALTVEAQAGYRYAALGSVESVTMTADGFTVALAPHAVAMAASGSKGASRIQKHHIATNKNDVSAARGGPWTPRFKAIFRRAGMELKDPENIVPVPAHRGPHPREYHEQVLFTLEEATSTCRGVAQCREALTRALNRLAREVSTPGTRLNTLVTSGSQR encoded by the coding sequence ATGCGGCTGTCTTGGATGCTCTTGTTGCTGCTCATCGGGCCCGCGTGCTCGACGGTGCGTGTGGTGCGTCTGGACATGGGAGAGGCTGCGCCCATCGTGCACGCACCGCGTGATGCGGAAGGCGCCAGTTCCGTGGAGTTGGACGATGAGGCGTTCGAGACCGCCGTGGTGTCATTGGCCCGGGATGTGAGGCCCTCCCTGCATCCACTGCGCGATGCGCGGCGGCGCTTCGGTGTACCGGACAGGAGTGGGGTCTACGCGTACGAGCATCGAAGCCAGCGGCTGATTCCCGTGGAGGAGCGCGCGGACGGTCCGCGCCTGTTGATGGCCTATGCGGACGAGGCGCTGACGCGCGACTACGGCCAATGGTGCGTGCGGAAGCGGCAACCGGGTGACTGCCTTCGGCTGCTGGATGAAGGCCCTCTGCTGGCCAGCGATGGAAAGTACACGCTGGCGATGGCCATCGCCATGGACTCGGTCTGGGACGAGACGGTTGAGGCTCTGCGCGACATGGCAGACCCGCAAGCCGTGATGGCCACGGTGACAGCGGCCGTCAGCATGTACTTGCTGCTGTGGGCCTTGCCGGAGCCGGTGAGCAAGGGTGTTGCCGCTCTCGTGACGGCAACCGCGATTGCCTACCTGGGCGTGGACACGGTGTGGCGCTTGCTGGATGGGTGGATTGCGCTGGTGCGCCAGGTGGACCGGGCCAGGACCTTCGCGCAGCTCAGCGAGGCGGGTGAGGCTTACGGCGAGGTGCTTGGGGAGAACGCCGCGCGCATCTTCGTCATGCTGGCCACGGCGGCCATCGGGAATACGGCGGGGCTGGCGGCGAAGGCGCCAAGGCTCCCAGGTTCCTCGCAGGCGGCGCTGACCGTTGAGGCGCAGGCGGGCTATCGCTACGCGGCCCTGGGAAGCGTGGAGTCGGTGACGATGACGGCCGATGGCTTCACCGTCGCGCTGGCGCCGCATGCCGTGGCGATGGCGGCCAGTGGCTCTAAAGGTGCGAGCCGCATACAGAAGCACCACATCGCCACGAACAAGAACGACGTCTCCGCTGCGCGTGGTGGGCCGTGGACGCCGAGATTCAAGGCCATCTTCAGACGGGCTGGGATGGAGCTGAAGGACCCTGAGAACATCGTCCCCGTCCCAGCGCACCGCGGACCACATCCACGCGAGTACCATGAGCAGGTCCTCTTCACGCTCGAAGAGGCCACGAGCACCTGTCGTGGCGTCGCCCAATGCCGCGAGGCATTGACCCGGGCCCTGAACCGCCTGGCGCGTGAAGTCTCGACACCCGGCACGCGGCTCAACACACTGGTGACTTCGGGCTCGCAGCGCTAG
- a CDS encoding class I SAM-dependent methyltransferase gives MTEPSSSPPEQDDYGMSLPALVVLRISIVFIELFTRLFDILVLLRRPRLLPPYLGLWLREVRVSPYRLKRSFETTRVLQASGQIFKELMYGEMPVHTGVWLFWKAGLGRGSRLVDLGAGRGRTLLAARWLGAEAQGVELMQHHVDLARKSVEKAGAQLLVGDATRADLQDATHVFTNWTALTPQTRARLVERFRTCRPGTRILTVTRPVEAPGFTVLSKHRLLFTWGLEHVWIQEVRDNVVGDTTK, from the coding sequence ATGACGGAGCCCTCCTCCAGCCCGCCCGAGCAGGACGACTACGGCATGTCCCTGCCGGCACTGGTCGTCCTGCGCATCAGCATCGTGTTCATCGAGCTGTTCACCCGGCTCTTCGACATCCTGGTACTGCTGCGCCGGCCCCGCTTGCTTCCGCCCTACCTGGGCCTGTGGCTGCGCGAGGTGCGCGTCTCGCCCTACCGCTTGAAGCGCTCGTTCGAAACGACGCGGGTCCTCCAAGCGAGCGGGCAGATTTTCAAGGAGCTGATGTACGGCGAGATGCCGGTGCACACGGGGGTGTGGCTCTTCTGGAAGGCGGGGCTGGGCCGTGGCTCGCGGCTGGTGGACCTGGGCGCGGGACGGGGCCGCACGCTGCTGGCCGCGCGTTGGCTGGGCGCGGAGGCCCAGGGCGTGGAGTTGATGCAGCACCACGTGGACCTGGCGCGAAAGTCCGTGGAGAAGGCAGGCGCGCAGCTCCTCGTGGGCGACGCGACCCGCGCGGACCTCCAGGACGCCACGCACGTCTTCACCAACTGGACGGCGCTGACACCGCAGACGCGGGCCCGGCTGGTGGAGCGCTTCCGCACCTGCCGCCCCGGCACGCGCATCCTCACCGTGACGCGGCCGGTGGAGGCCCCGGGCTTCACCGTCCTCTCCAAGCATCGGCTGCTCTTCACCTGGGGACTGGAGCACGTCTGGATTCAAGAGGTCCGCGACAATGTCGTTGGAGATACAACCAAATGA
- a CDS encoding Ig-like domain-containing protein: protein MRLERSSRRSRGVPIPAPASLRRPQMAHVPRRPSWRHLPALLLRLVALVPLVVALPSAAQTQTNTQSTQRAINFLSADVVHWTQENNCVACHRQGAVVYGLSSARANGYDMDAVVSNGRTNLANLELLAQRIRNDQLANGSWIHEGTAFRYEKTSFSVFGLAGYDENVSTQYSNALVNAANWALTTQEPSGRWPSDHAHFPVDHGSVSTTARIMTGMAQAKQRVDPARAATYQAALDRAAAYLRANLNNNDTSAPGNGMPYTFQVAWTVLGLKAAGPGLNDVNTGAIDTLAERLITRTSPGNAGWGNLPNEAANDFATGSAIYALCLAGREPATDPRLRNAIEWMKTRQSADGSWRTGSATFDIPTTFAALGLSCFGDFSVRVSVVGAERQELLVDNPSPQQATFTFTVKNHGYQADTYTLSTQGGLPGWTASVSPVTLFLPAGGEGTVTVTVHAPPRLLPALTSAVTLIASSGGAPGVTGSARVAAYTPPLPPVTGLPTVTTIVTPAANARVTIGNGTLLSARVTNGGAIVPGPAHGVVTFYVAGVPVGADVDADGDGIYAFNWVPAVDSWTITGAQDYRAVYSGVERQAPLANLLGSTASSTLIIDPFPHLTPMVTIGNPPAFTRETALDIWGYATPRAPGAVITYAAFIINGGAPIVLTPGNGGLIHTSITLEEGPNIIQMTARDSFGGVTTKQVNLTVDRVAPILTILSPAENAAVNTPVVTVRSSVQDQTPVRVETQWVNSSLLEFGNGTVEHPVNVSYGSQVILVRATDSAGNVTEKLLYLWVDAGTPVVSTHFPDGQLQGPLPNGTFQYAINVQTVSATTVRVNGGPAHNLPRGGGQIQTSVTLAPGVNTLGISVVSETGMTANLVRRVNYDVQAPTATLLSPAAGSTVSGALTVRARVTDNFGPVTNVGFSRDMSGIRVGTQQSDGTWTAQFDTREMVNGAHTLDLWMNDGVGNFAVQSFNIVVSN from the coding sequence GTGCGTCTGGAGCGCTCCTCCCGGAGGTCGCGCGGGGTGCCAATCCCGGCCCCCGCCTCTCTTCGGAGACCTCAGATGGCTCACGTCCCCCGGCGTCCCTCCTGGCGCCACCTCCCCGCGCTCTTGCTGCGGCTGGTGGCGCTCGTCCCGCTCGTCGTCGCCCTTCCCTCAGCCGCGCAGACACAGACGAACACCCAGTCCACGCAGCGGGCCATCAACTTCCTCAGCGCGGACGTGGTGCACTGGACGCAGGAGAACAACTGCGTGGCCTGCCACCGCCAGGGCGCGGTGGTGTACGGCCTGTCGAGCGCGCGCGCCAACGGCTACGACATGGACGCCGTCGTCAGCAACGGGCGCACCAACCTGGCCAACCTGGAGCTGCTGGCCCAGCGCATCCGCAACGACCAGCTCGCCAACGGCTCGTGGATTCACGAGGGCACCGCGTTCCGCTACGAGAAGACGTCCTTCTCCGTCTTCGGCCTGGCGGGCTACGACGAGAACGTCTCCACCCAGTACAGCAACGCGCTGGTGAACGCGGCCAACTGGGCGCTGACCACGCAGGAGCCCAGCGGCCGGTGGCCGAGCGACCACGCGCACTTCCCCGTGGACCACGGCAGCGTGTCCACCACCGCGCGCATCATGACGGGCATGGCCCAGGCGAAGCAGCGCGTGGACCCCGCGCGCGCGGCCACGTACCAGGCCGCGCTGGACCGCGCCGCCGCGTACCTGCGCGCCAACCTCAACAACAACGACACCAGCGCGCCCGGCAACGGAATGCCCTACACCTTCCAGGTGGCCTGGACGGTGCTGGGCCTCAAGGCCGCGGGCCCCGGCCTCAACGACGTCAACACCGGCGCCATCGACACCCTGGCCGAGCGGCTCATCACCCGCACGTCCCCCGGCAACGCGGGCTGGGGCAACCTGCCCAACGAGGCGGCCAACGACTTCGCCACCGGCAGCGCCATCTACGCGCTGTGCCTCGCGGGCCGCGAGCCCGCCACCGACCCGCGCCTGCGCAACGCGATTGAGTGGATGAAGACGCGGCAGTCCGCCGACGGCAGCTGGCGCACCGGTTCGGCCACCTTCGACATCCCCACCACCTTCGCGGCCCTGGGCCTGTCGTGCTTCGGTGACTTTAGCGTGCGCGTCTCCGTCGTCGGCGCGGAGCGGCAGGAGCTCCTGGTGGACAACCCGTCGCCGCAGCAGGCCACGTTCACCTTCACCGTGAAGAACCACGGCTATCAGGCGGACACGTACACGCTGAGCACCCAGGGCGGCCTGCCCGGGTGGACCGCGTCCGTGAGCCCCGTCACCCTCTTCCTGCCCGCGGGCGGCGAAGGCACCGTCACCGTCACCGTCCATGCGCCACCCCGGCTGCTGCCCGCGCTCACCTCCGCGGTGACGCTCATCGCTTCGTCCGGCGGCGCGCCCGGCGTCACCGGCTCCGCGCGCGTGGCGGCGTACACCCCGCCCCTGCCGCCCGTGACGGGCCTGCCCACCGTCACCACCATCGTGACGCCCGCGGCCAACGCGCGCGTCACCATTGGCAACGGCACCCTGCTGTCGGCGCGCGTGACGAACGGGGGCGCCATCGTCCCGGGCCCGGCCCATGGCGTCGTCACCTTCTACGTCGCGGGCGTGCCCGTGGGCGCGGACGTGGACGCGGATGGCGACGGCATCTACGCCTTCAACTGGGTGCCCGCGGTGGACAGCTGGACCATCACCGGCGCGCAGGACTACCGCGCGGTGTACTCCGGCGTGGAGCGGCAGGCCCCGCTGGCCAACCTGCTGGGCAGCACGGCGTCGAGCACCCTCATCATCGACCCGTTCCCCCACCTGACGCCCATGGTCACCATTGGCAACCCGCCGGCCTTCACGCGGGAGACGGCCCTGGACATCTGGGGCTACGCCACGCCGCGCGCGCCGGGCGCCGTCATCACCTACGCCGCGTTCATCATCAACGGCGGCGCGCCCATCGTCCTCACCCCGGGCAACGGCGGCCTCATCCACACCTCCATCACCCTGGAGGAAGGCCCCAACATCATCCAGATGACCGCGCGTGACAGCTTCGGCGGCGTCACCACCAAGCAGGTCAACCTCACGGTGGACCGGGTGGCCCCCATCCTCACCATCCTGTCGCCCGCGGAGAACGCCGCGGTGAACACGCCGGTGGTGACGGTGCGCTCGTCCGTGCAGGACCAGACGCCCGTGCGCGTGGAGACGCAGTGGGTGAACAGCTCGCTCCTGGAGTTCGGCAACGGCACCGTGGAGCACCCGGTGAACGTCAGCTACGGCAGCCAGGTCATCCTGGTGCGCGCCACCGACAGCGCCGGCAACGTCACCGAGAAGCTGCTGTACCTGTGGGTGGACGCGGGCACGCCCGTGGTGAGCACCCACTTCCCGGACGGCCAGCTCCAAGGCCCGCTGCCCAACGGCACCTTCCAGTACGCCATCAACGTGCAGACGGTCTCCGCCACCACGGTGCGCGTCAACGGCGGCCCCGCCCACAACCTGCCTCGCGGCGGCGGTCAGATTCAGACGTCGGTGACGCTGGCCCCGGGCGTCAACACGCTGGGCATCTCCGTCGTCAGCGAGACGGGCATGACGGCCAACCTCGTGCGCCGGGTGAACTACGACGTGCAGGCCCCCACGGCCACGCTGCTCAGCCCCGCCGCGGGCAGCACCGTCAGCGGCGCCCTCACCGTGCGCGCGCGCGTCACCGACAACTTCGGCCCGGTGACGAACGTGGGCTTCAGCCGCGACATGTCCGGCATCCGCGTAGGCACCCAGCAGTCGGATGGGACGTGGACGGCGCAGTTCGACACGCGGGAGATGGTGAACGGCGCGCACACCCTCGACCTGTGGATGAACGACGGCGTGGGCAACTTCGCCGTGCAGAGCTTCAACATCGTCGTCAGCAACTGA
- a CDS encoding ornithine cyclodeaminase family protein: MPTLILSAKDLRSLYTVELGLAAVERAFRAHGLGESLMPPKVYLSLPAYDGDFRAMPAFLDGAAGVKWVNAHPRNPEKHGLPTVRALYILSDPDTASPLAILDGTLLTAWRTGAAGGVASKFLARKQPRTLGLVGCGVQARVLIDSHRALFGDSLELLLADTSEAAAKALQAEKGGRVVSTQEACGADIVCTATPARVPVVKREWFQPSAHINAMGADAPGKQELDARLLTEGRVFIDDTEQALHSGEVNVPLHDGRLRPEQIAGTLGEVVSGKKPGRTSDAEITVFDSTGLALQDVALARALYDAALARGLGQPFDIVGNG, encoded by the coding sequence ATGCCCACCCTCATCCTCAGCGCGAAGGACCTCCGCAGTCTGTACACCGTCGAGCTCGGCCTCGCCGCCGTCGAGCGGGCCTTCCGTGCCCACGGGCTCGGCGAGTCGCTGATGCCGCCCAAGGTGTACCTGTCCCTGCCCGCCTACGACGGCGACTTCCGCGCCATGCCCGCGTTCCTCGACGGCGCCGCGGGCGTGAAGTGGGTCAACGCCCATCCGCGCAACCCGGAGAAGCACGGCCTGCCCACCGTCCGCGCCCTCTACATCCTCAGCGACCCGGACACCGCCTCGCCGCTGGCCATCCTCGACGGCACCCTGCTCACCGCCTGGCGCACCGGCGCCGCGGGCGGCGTGGCCTCCAAGTTCCTCGCGAGGAAGCAGCCGCGCACCCTGGGCCTCGTCGGCTGCGGCGTGCAGGCCCGCGTGCTCATCGACTCGCACCGCGCCCTCTTCGGCGACAGCCTGGAGCTGCTGCTCGCCGACACCTCCGAGGCCGCCGCCAAGGCGCTCCAGGCCGAGAAGGGCGGCCGCGTCGTCAGCACCCAGGAGGCCTGCGGCGCCGACATCGTCTGCACCGCCACCCCCGCCCGCGTCCCCGTGGTGAAGCGCGAGTGGTTCCAGCCCAGCGCCCACATCAACGCCATGGGCGCTGACGCTCCCGGCAAGCAGGAGCTGGATGCGCGCCTGCTCACCGAAGGCCGCGTCTTCATCGACGACACCGAGCAGGCCCTCCACTCCGGCGAGGTCAACGTGCCGCTGCATGACGGCCGCCTCCGCCCCGAGCAAATCGCTGGAACGCTGGGTGAAGTCGTCTCCGGCAAGAAGCCCGGCCGCACCAGCGATGCCGAAATCACCGTTTTCGACTCCACCGGCCTCGCGCTCCAGGACGTGGCCCTCGCTCGCGCCCTCTACGACGCCGCTCTGGCGCGAGGGCTCGGACAGCCCTTCGACATCGTCGGAAACGGATGA
- a CDS encoding DUF4326 domain-containing protein has protein sequence MTVTRTTAVHVHDGCDVYVGRAFRAYAKPSPRNPVPGRFGNPFKPGGVRTPGAMLRTYFAPWLGTLPEAEQERIRQEALRRMGPDEDAFDAFRWYLALRTRHDADHRAAVLTLRGKRLGCWCKPGPCHADILAEWVDAQPA, from the coding sequence ATGACCGTGACGCGCACCACGGCGGTCCATGTCCACGACGGCTGCGACGTGTACGTGGGCCGGGCCTTCCGCGCCTATGCGAAGCCGAGCCCGCGCAACCCGGTGCCCGGCCGCTTCGGCAACCCCTTCAAGCCCGGAGGCGTGCGCACTCCAGGCGCCATGCTGCGCACCTACTTCGCGCCGTGGCTGGGGACGCTTCCGGAGGCGGAGCAGGAACGCATCCGCCAGGAAGCCCTGCGCCGCATGGGGCCGGACGAGGACGCCTTCGACGCGTTCCGTTGGTACCTGGCGCTGCGCACCCGGCATGACGCGGACCACCGCGCCGCCGTGCTGACGTTGCGTGGCAAACGCTTGGGCTGCTGGTGCAAGCCCGGCCCCTGCCACGCGGACATCCTGGCGGAGTGGGTGGATGCACAGCCGGCATAG
- a CDS encoding DUF1963 domain-containing protein, whose translation MKPPLELSEDLRRMLRSHAPGLESDIERFLETAPAPCLYIRSERVSRSPLRPSILHRLLGHRAAQPVLSALDSKFGGIPYVEEADLTWDGFHFLGQLNFAQLSDAPATLPRRGLFALDRNHRVPDCTASAFRVRWYPEPTEARARPVSPPRCIGRWETRMQFIPGWSLPGGAEWEAPLPAGVTQLHEAWTAWTPSGYLEDEQRPGLHRLSGHRSAGLDEPYSFVPPPGRDSSLRAYAQLLRIDFDNASGFHWGTNQGYVLIHPEDLAANQLERAVVTWANA comes from the coding sequence ATGAAACCTCCACTCGAACTCTCCGAGGACCTCCGGCGGATGCTCCGCTCCCACGCACCGGGACTCGAGTCCGACATCGAGCGGTTCCTCGAAACGGCACCCGCCCCGTGTCTGTACATCCGCTCGGAGCGCGTCTCTCGCTCGCCCCTCCGGCCCTCCATCCTCCACAGGCTGCTAGGCCACAGGGCCGCGCAGCCCGTGCTCTCCGCGCTCGATAGCAAGTTCGGCGGCATTCCCTACGTCGAAGAGGCGGACCTGACGTGGGATGGCTTCCACTTCCTCGGGCAGCTCAACTTCGCTCAACTGAGTGACGCACCTGCCACATTGCCTCGCCGCGGCCTCTTCGCGCTCGATCGCAATCATCGTGTACCGGACTGCACCGCCAGCGCGTTCCGTGTGCGCTGGTATCCGGAACCGACCGAAGCGCGCGCCCGCCCTGTCTCGCCGCCTCGATGCATCGGCCGCTGGGAAACGCGGATGCAGTTCATCCCCGGCTGGTCACTCCCTGGAGGTGCTGAGTGGGAAGCGCCGCTACCTGCTGGGGTCACGCAACTCCACGAGGCATGGACCGCGTGGACGCCTTCAGGCTATCTGGAGGATGAGCAGCGCCCTGGCCTCCACCGACTGTCCGGCCACCGAAGCGCGGGGCTCGACGAGCCCTACTCCTTCGTGCCGCCTCCCGGGCGTGACAGTTCCCTTCGTGCGTACGCGCAACTCTTGCGCATCGACTTCGACAACGCCTCGGGATTCCACTGGGGCACGAACCAGGGCTACGTGCTGATTCACCCCGAGGACCTCGCCGCGAACCAGTTGGAGCGCGCGGTGGTGACCTGGGCCAATGCCTGA